A single genomic interval of Zobellia nedashkovskayae harbors:
- a CDS encoding MFS transporter, giving the protein METQSKKATTLKLTDLKSMPIRTFWITSIAFFICFFAWFGIVPFMPDVVKDLGLTPEQKWNSIILAVTGTVFARLLVGKLCDKYGPRLCYTYLLVIGAIPVILLGFVQTPTQFLVCRLFIGFIGASFVITQFHTSIMFAPNIVGTANATSAGWGNLGGGANRLGMPLIAAAVVSFGVADEVAWRYSMMIAGVIAMLMGVVYYFFTQDTPEGNFAQLKKEGKMPTLKKDEESFVSVLKDYRVWILFVIYAASFGMELTVYGTMDDYLQNTFGLTRSTAGNLVLSFALMNIFARTLGGFFGDRFGRLRGLRGRVMFLALILAVEGFMLTVFSTTTSIGLGIFFLIAFSLSVQMAEGATFSVVPFINKKAIGSISGIVGAGGNVGAFIAAMFLKSKSAMAETQAISLNSTLGEEAVRIAQASAASTAVSAGYFVIGICVVLAAGLSLAIKFSTEDEKATALEMNKSNTPKYVLGDK; this is encoded by the coding sequence ATGGAAACACAATCTAAAAAAGCGACTACCTTAAAACTGACCGATCTAAAAAGTATGCCTATCCGTACGTTTTGGATTACTTCAATAGCATTCTTCATTTGCTTTTTTGCTTGGTTCGGTATTGTACCTTTCATGCCCGACGTGGTTAAAGATCTAGGTCTTACTCCAGAGCAGAAGTGGAACTCTATTATATTAGCGGTAACAGGAACTGTATTTGCTAGACTGTTAGTAGGTAAATTATGTGATAAGTACGGTCCTAGGCTATGTTATACCTATTTATTGGTTATTGGCGCTATACCAGTTATTCTTTTAGGGTTTGTACAAACCCCAACGCAATTTTTAGTTTGCCGTTTGTTCATTGGCTTTATTGGAGCATCCTTTGTTATCACTCAGTTTCATACTTCTATAATGTTTGCACCTAATATTGTTGGTACGGCTAATGCCACATCTGCAGGTTGGGGAAATTTAGGTGGTGGAGCCAATCGTTTAGGGATGCCTTTGATAGCTGCTGCTGTTGTTAGTTTTGGTGTTGCAGATGAGGTTGCTTGGCGTTATTCTATGATGATTGCTGGTGTTATTGCCATGCTTATGGGCGTTGTGTATTATTTTTTCACACAAGATACTCCCGAGGGTAATTTCGCTCAACTTAAGAAAGAAGGTAAAATGCCTACCCTTAAGAAAGACGAAGAAAGTTTTGTAAGTGTATTAAAGGATTATAGAGTTTGGATTTTGTTCGTTATATATGCTGCTTCTTTTGGAATGGAACTTACCGTATACGGTACGATGGATGATTATCTACAAAATACTTTTGGATTAACGCGCTCCACAGCTGGTAATTTGGTATTGTCGTTTGCCTTGATGAATATTTTTGCAAGGACTCTTGGCGGATTTTTCGGAGATAGATTTGGAAGGTTAAGAGGACTAAGAGGAAGAGTTATGTTCCTTGCTTTGATTCTTGCTGTAGAAGGTTTTATGCTTACTGTTTTTTCAACTACAACAAGTATAGGTTTGGGTATCTTCTTTTTGATAGCCTTTAGTTTATCTGTTCAAATGGCGGAGGGAGCTACCTTTTCAGTAGTACCGTTTATTAATAAAAAAGCAATTGGTTCCATCTCAGGTATTGTGGGGGCCGGTGGTAACGTAGGAGCGTTTATTGCTGCCATGTTTCTTAAGTCCAAATCGGCAATGGCAGAGACACAGGCCATTTCTTTGAATAGTACTTTAGGAGAAGAAGCGGTTAGAATTGCTCAAGCTTCCGCTGCATCTACGGCCGTTTCTGCGGGCTATTTTGTAATTGGTATTTGTGTGGTTCTTGCAGCCGGGCTATCCTTGGCAATAAAATTTTCTACGGAAGACGAGAAGGCTACTGCTTTGGAAATGAATAAATCTAATACACCTAAATATGTTTTAGGAGACAAGTAA
- a CDS encoding c-type heme family protein, which translates to MKKPESSPFLVLIVLILSFVLLNSCGGVPEENSTSAASEGNVFSVDEVLEMVSKENDVTRTLYTKAIVGKGKLQGMKFDEDWRKDDVEAGPLPALFLRGVATSIRKGPIPLGLYLGSDFPINNANKFEGEQEKLFEEIKETQDPKFFYDESQKLHTAMFVDLASAQACVTCHNDHPQTAKTDWKLGDVMGATTWQYPKDSLSYTGALDVLNAYAKGTVDVYVEYLDEIAAFKSSEKPTIGDKWPEDGNYLPTPEVFLDSVRKLSSYETLKSLIASK; encoded by the coding sequence ATGAAAAAACCAGAATCCTCACCATTTCTTGTATTGATAGTGCTTATTTTAAGTTTTGTTTTATTGAATTCCTGTGGAGGTGTTCCTGAAGAAAATAGTACGAGTGCTGCTTCTGAAGGGAATGTTTTTTCCGTTGATGAAGTTTTAGAAATGGTGTCAAAAGAAAATGATGTAACCAGAACATTGTACACAAAGGCAATAGTCGGAAAAGGAAAACTACAGGGTATGAAGTTTGACGAAGATTGGCGTAAAGACGATGTTGAGGCCGGTCCGCTACCCGCCCTATTTCTTCGTGGCGTTGCTACTAGTATTCGTAAAGGACCTATACCGTTAGGTCTGTATTTAGGGTCGGATTTTCCAATTAACAATGCGAACAAATTTGAAGGAGAGCAGGAGAAACTTTTTGAAGAAATCAAAGAAACTCAAGACCCTAAATTCTTTTATGATGAATCTCAAAAATTACATACAGCAATGTTTGTGGACCTTGCTAGTGCCCAAGCATGCGTTACTTGTCATAATGATCATCCTCAAACCGCTAAAACTGACTGGAAGTTGGGAGATGTTATGGGGGCTACTACTTGGCAATACCCAAAGGATTCCTTGTCGTATACCGGTGCGCTTGATGTTCTTAATGCATACGCCAAGGGTACAGTAGATGTCTATGTAGAATATTTGGATGAAATCGCTGCATTTAAATCTTCGGAAAAACCAACAATTGGAGATAAATGGCCGGAGGATGGGAATTACCTTCCAACACCGGAAGTTTTCTTGGATAGCGTTAGAAAACTATCTTCATATGAAACCCTGAAAAGCTTGATTGCAAGTAAATAA
- a CDS encoding 2Fe-2S iron-sulfur cluster-binding protein, which translates to MKLIVKNIIKETEDVISVGFTNGGFFSKVKYKPGQFITLHFPIADQIHKRAYSFSSNPFTDKDLKITIKRVENGLVSNYIHDYLKVGDKLLIDKPNGSFFIEPEKKQQKSYVFFAAGSGITPIFSIINSVLQKEIKSSIVLVYANRFFESIIFHEELVELQKQYGDRFKIEYLISKNAPAKPHYHKGLITDALVVGILDKYKLSFKNGEYMICGPFGFMEAVKSILNVNGVSPSRIKEELFKRPDTVIQSDGMMSKVQIQLNGTSHELNIANNKSILQAAMAQNIDMPYSCRSGMCSTCLASCVSGKVNMTDGHFLGQKEVDAGKILTCISYPASENIVISI; encoded by the coding sequence ATGAAACTAATAGTAAAAAATATCATCAAGGAAACAGAAGATGTCATAAGCGTTGGTTTTACCAATGGGGGCTTTTTCAGCAAGGTAAAGTATAAGCCAGGGCAGTTCATTACCCTGCACTTTCCCATAGCTGATCAAATTCACAAAAGGGCGTATTCTTTTAGTAGTAATCCTTTTACGGACAAAGATTTGAAAATTACAATTAAACGTGTAGAGAACGGATTGGTTTCTAATTACATTCATGACTATTTAAAAGTGGGCGATAAGTTACTAATTGATAAACCTAACGGAAGCTTTTTCATAGAACCAGAAAAAAAACAGCAAAAAAGTTATGTTTTTTTTGCCGCAGGAAGCGGGATTACGCCCATTTTTTCAATCATAAATTCAGTTTTACAAAAAGAGATTAAATCTAGTATTGTATTGGTTTATGCCAACCGTTTTTTTGAGTCTATAATCTTTCATGAAGAACTCGTTGAACTTCAAAAGCAATATGGAGATAGGTTTAAAATAGAATATCTTATTTCCAAAAACGCACCTGCAAAACCACACTATCATAAAGGACTAATAACTGATGCTTTGGTTGTGGGAATTCTAGATAAATATAAGCTATCCTTTAAAAATGGTGAATACATGATTTGTGGTCCTTTTGGGTTTATGGAGGCGGTAAAAAGTATTCTGAATGTAAATGGTGTTTCTCCTTCGAGAATAAAGGAAGAACTTTTTAAAAGACCGGACACTGTTATACAGAGCGATGGTATGATGAGCAAGGTGCAAATACAGCTAAACGGAACCAGCCATGAGTTGAATATTGCCAATAACAAGTCTATTCTACAAGCTGCTATGGCACAAAACATTGATATGCCTTATTCATGTAGGTCCGGTATGTGCTCTACATGTTTGGCTTCCTGTGTATCTGGAAAAGTTAATATGACCGACGGTCATTTTTTGGGGCAGAAAGAAGTTGATGCCGGTAAAATTCTGACTTGCATAAGCTATCCTGCAAGCGAAAATATCGTAATCTCAATATAA
- a CDS encoding cytochrome c3 family protein, whose protein sequence is MGIFKVSPLRKRQILGGLSGLVLGAGIILFLSLKTSEEYISLGPMNNGHNEISCAACHTDANGNLSQQIQSNMAHAFGMRENGVDFGTKDVTVKNCLECHDRPNDRHPTYRFSEPRFRKVIKKIDATTCITCHTEHNGERVSVAAINYCMNCHQDLEMENDPIDISHVELIANEQWFTCIQCHDFHGNHRYNVPTKLQDTIPLKIIQNYLDGGKDPYGTDKKYLGLSEPEWIKTLQKK, encoded by the coding sequence ATGGGTATATTTAAAGTATCACCTTTACGAAAGAGACAAATTTTGGGAGGTCTATCAGGCCTCGTTTTAGGAGCAGGAATCATTTTGTTTTTATCTCTAAAAACATCAGAAGAATATATTTCCTTGGGTCCGATGAATAATGGTCATAATGAGATATCATGTGCCGCTTGTCACACAGATGCTAATGGCAATTTGTCTCAGCAAATACAATCCAATATGGCGCATGCCTTTGGAATGAGAGAAAATGGAGTGGATTTTGGCACCAAAGACGTAACCGTAAAAAATTGTTTGGAATGCCATGACCGTCCCAATGACCGCCATCCTACGTATAGATTTTCCGAACCTAGATTCAGAAAGGTAATAAAGAAAATTGATGCTACTACCTGTATTACCTGCCATACGGAACACAATGGGGAGCGGGTTAGTGTTGCTGCAATTAATTACTGTATGAATTGCCACCAGGATTTAGAAATGGAGAATGACCCTATAGATATATCCCATGTAGAACTAATAGCCAACGAACAATGGTTTACATGTATTCAATGTCATGATTTTCATGGTAACCATAGGTATAATGTGCCCACTAAGCTTCAGGATACAATACCACTAAAAATCATACAGAATTATCTTGATGGTGGCAAAGATCCGTATGGAACGGACAAAAAATACTTAGGGCTGTCTGAACCTGAATGGATTAAAACGCTTCAAAAGAAATAA
- the nirB gene encoding nitrite reductase large subunit NirB, with translation MKTIIVVGNGMVGYKFCEKLAAKEESKNFKIIVFGEEPRPAYDRVHLSEFFENQDAKALEMAPAEWYAENNIDLVVGERVSDINRTDKTITTAKDREFSYDYLVLATGSSAFVPPIKGVEKEGVFVYRTIEDLEGMLAYAAKIKENNPNAKAAVLGGGLLGLEAGKAVMDMGLEPHIVEFAPKLMPRQLDSRSSQVLQLKLESIGLNIHLSKATNQILGDKAITGMEFGEDDVLDVEMLVVSAGIRPRDELGKYSGLEMGTRGGIVVDNKMQTSDPNIYAIGEIALYNQMIYGLVAPGYDMAGVAVDQILGYTETLMPDEIDMSTKLKLIGVDVASFGEPFMPASKGHSIIFENKTQHLYKRINVSLDGKSLLGGILVGDASDYSMLHQIFLNGMAIPEDPAQLILPTTEGGASFGDVMDLPEEAQICSCENVTKGQICGTIESGESKELADVVSCTKAGTGCGGCKPMVKDLTEATLKSLGIEVKDSICEHFDFNRQDLYKIIQVKGYKTFNEVLDNHGNDGHGCELCKPVVASLMASINADTANKEYAIQDSNDRFLANIQRNGTYSVVPRVPGGEITPDKLIALGEIAKKYDLYTKVTGGVRIDLFGATLNQLPLIWKDLIDHGFESGHAYGKSLRTVKTCVGSTWCRYGMAESVSFGIELENRYRGIRAPHKIKGGVSGCIRECAEARGKDFGLIAVEGGWNLYLGGNGGATPRHAELFAEQIDNETVIKYIDRYLMLYMRTAKPLQRTAAWQERLEGGLDYLKEVIIEDKLGIAEDLDHEMQTLVNKFECEWTQAINDPEMMKRFNHFVNSEEDDDNLVFVPLREQKMPEKWV, from the coding sequence ATGAAAACTATTATTGTTGTCGGAAACGGCATGGTCGGATACAAGTTCTGTGAAAAGCTCGCAGCTAAAGAAGAATCTAAAAACTTTAAAATCATCGTTTTCGGTGAAGAGCCAAGGCCAGCGTATGACCGTGTTCATTTAAGTGAGTTTTTTGAAAATCAAGATGCAAAAGCCTTAGAAATGGCTCCTGCAGAATGGTATGCTGAAAATAATATTGATTTAGTTGTTGGTGAACGTGTTTCTGACATTAATAGAACAGATAAAACAATAACCACAGCCAAAGATCGCGAGTTTTCATATGACTATTTGGTTTTAGCTACTGGTTCTTCCGCCTTTGTTCCTCCTATTAAGGGGGTTGAAAAAGAAGGTGTTTTTGTTTACCGTACGATTGAAGATTTAGAAGGTATGCTTGCGTATGCTGCTAAAATAAAAGAAAACAACCCTAATGCTAAGGCAGCAGTTCTTGGTGGTGGTTTATTGGGGCTAGAAGCAGGTAAGGCTGTTATGGATATGGGCTTAGAACCTCATATTGTAGAATTTGCCCCAAAACTTATGCCAAGACAATTAGATTCTAGAAGTAGTCAAGTACTACAGCTTAAATTAGAATCTATTGGTTTAAATATTCATTTAAGTAAAGCTACAAATCAAATATTAGGTGATAAGGCCATAACAGGAATGGAATTTGGCGAAGATGATGTTTTGGATGTTGAAATGTTGGTTGTTTCTGCCGGTATTCGTCCTAGAGATGAATTAGGGAAGTATTCTGGTTTGGAAATGGGTACTCGTGGCGGTATTGTTGTAGATAACAAAATGCAAACTTCAGACCCAAATATATATGCCATAGGAGAAATTGCTCTTTATAACCAAATGATATATGGTTTAGTTGCCCCTGGTTATGATATGGCAGGAGTTGCTGTAGATCAAATCTTGGGATATACAGAAACCCTTATGCCAGACGAAATAGATATGTCTACCAAATTAAAGTTAATTGGTGTTGATGTTGCTAGTTTTGGCGAACCTTTTATGCCTGCATCAAAAGGACATTCTATAATTTTTGAAAACAAGACACAACACTTATATAAAAGGATTAATGTAAGCCTTGACGGCAAATCATTATTAGGTGGTATTCTAGTTGGTGATGCATCAGATTATAGTATGTTACATCAAATATTTTTAAATGGAATGGCTATTCCTGAAGACCCGGCCCAATTGATTCTACCAACAACCGAAGGTGGAGCATCATTTGGTGATGTAATGGACTTACCGGAAGAAGCCCAAATATGTTCTTGTGAAAATGTAACAAAAGGGCAAATTTGTGGTACTATAGAAAGTGGAGAATCTAAGGAATTAGCAGATGTTGTTAGTTGTACTAAAGCAGGTACTGGTTGTGGTGGCTGTAAACCAATGGTAAAAGACCTCACTGAGGCAACTTTAAAATCTCTAGGTATTGAAGTTAAAGACTCTATTTGTGAACACTTCGATTTTAATAGACAAGACTTATATAAAATAATTCAAGTAAAAGGATATAAGACATTTAATGAAGTATTAGATAACCATGGAAATGATGGTCATGGTTGCGAATTGTGTAAACCTGTAGTTGCCTCATTAATGGCAAGTATTAATGCAGACACAGCTAACAAAGAATATGCTATTCAAGACTCAAATGATAGGTTTTTAGCCAACATTCAGCGTAATGGCACATATTCTGTGGTTCCTCGTGTTCCTGGTGGCGAAATTACTCCAGATAAGCTAATCGCTCTTGGAGAAATTGCTAAAAAATATGATTTGTACACCAAAGTTACTGGTGGTGTTCGTATAGATTTATTTGGTGCAACCTTAAACCAATTACCATTAATCTGGAAAGATTTAATAGATCATGGATTTGAAAGCGGACATGCGTATGGTAAATCATTACGTACCGTAAAAACCTGTGTAGGATCAACATGGTGTCGTTATGGAATGGCAGAAAGTGTAAGTTTTGGTATTGAACTAGAAAATAGATACAGAGGTATACGCGCACCGCATAAAATTAAAGGTGGAGTTTCCGGTTGTATTCGTGAATGTGCAGAAGCAAGAGGTAAAGATTTTGGTTTAATCGCTGTTGAAGGTGGTTGGAACTTATACCTTGGTGGAAATGGTGGTGCAACACCACGACACGCAGAATTATTTGCAGAACAAATTGATAATGAAACTGTCATTAAATATATAGATCGTTATTTAATGTTGTACATGCGTACTGCAAAACCTTTGCAGAGAACGGCTGCGTGGCAAGAACGTTTAGAGGGTGGCCTAGATTATTTAAAAGAAGTAATTATTGAGGACAAATTAGGTATTGCTGAAGACTTAGATCATGAAATGCAAACATTGGTCAATAAGTTTGAATGTGAATGGACTCAAGCTATTAATGATCCTGAAATGATGAAACGTTTCAATCACTTCGTAAATAGTGAAGAAGACGATGATAATTTAGTGTTCGTTCCTTTAAGAGAACAGAAAATGCCTGAAAAGTGGGTCTAA
- a CDS encoding DUF4202 domain-containing protein, with translation MSTSDKLQQAFTLFDKANEQDPHTETAPSGKTYPKELLYALRMTEKLNDFAPKAPEALKLTARCQHICRWEIPRESYEMNRAGYLKWRQDLKKFHAEKATSILEEVGYDQATIEKVAFLLEKKQLKKNEDTQTLEDVICLVFLEHYFEPFASEHEDAKVIDILQKTWRKMSEEGHKAALKLPLSKNSLELVTKAITS, from the coding sequence ATGTCAACTTCTGATAAATTACAGCAAGCCTTTACATTGTTCGATAAGGCAAATGAGCAAGATCCTCATACAGAAACAGCTCCTTCAGGAAAAACATATCCAAAAGAGCTACTTTATGCTCTTCGTATGACGGAGAAGCTTAACGATTTTGCACCTAAAGCACCTGAAGCTTTAAAGTTAACAGCCAGGTGTCAGCATATTTGCCGATGGGAGATTCCCCGAGAATCCTATGAAATGAATCGTGCAGGATATTTAAAATGGCGCCAAGACCTAAAAAAATTCCATGCAGAAAAAGCCACTTCTATTTTAGAAGAAGTTGGTTATGATCAAGCTACCATTGAAAAAGTAGCATTTTTACTTGAGAAAAAACAATTAAAGAAAAACGAGGACACGCAGACATTGGAAGATGTTATCTGTTTAGTATTCTTAGAGCATTATTTTGAGCCTTTTGCTTCTGAACATGAAGATGCCAAGGTTATTGATATACTTCAAAAAACATGGCGAAAAATGTCTGAAGAAGGACACAAGGCTGCATTGAAATTACCCCTTTCAAAAAATTCACTTGAGTTGGTCACAAAGGCCATAACAAGTTAA
- a CDS encoding Crp/Fnr family transcriptional regulator, whose amino-acid sequence MNKGMVDTACGTCSNMDCLIKKNYQSPVVSTFTEHRKEIRCKKGQQFIMEGAPVTGLFFVLKGSVKVLRTGLHGKEQIVRFAKEGEIIGHRGFTTEESYPISAIALEDCTLCYFAKDRLQEVLKTDPLFTYDLMLFYANELSKSEVKVKSLSQMTVRERVIDTLLYVYRKFGQDNDFISIILSRREYADYAGTTEEQVIRAFSALKKENLIVARGKRIGIVQLESLQKEISEHNFYLDS is encoded by the coding sequence ATGAATAAAGGCATGGTTGACACTGCTTGTGGGACCTGCTCTAATATGGATTGTTTAATAAAGAAAAACTATCAGTCGCCAGTCGTATCAACTTTTACGGAACACAGAAAAGAGATCAGGTGTAAAAAAGGACAACAATTTATAATGGAGGGCGCGCCGGTTACCGGACTCTTCTTTGTTCTTAAAGGAAGTGTAAAGGTATTACGAACAGGTCTCCATGGAAAAGAGCAAATTGTTCGCTTTGCCAAAGAAGGTGAGATTATTGGCCATAGGGGTTTTACTACAGAAGAATCATACCCTATTAGTGCGATAGCCTTGGAAGATTGCACGCTTTGTTATTTTGCAAAAGATAGATTGCAAGAAGTCTTGAAAACAGATCCATTATTTACCTACGATTTAATGCTTTTCTACGCTAATGAGTTGAGTAAAAGCGAGGTAAAAGTAAAATCTCTTTCTCAAATGACGGTACGCGAAAGAGTTATAGATACGTTGCTCTACGTATACAGAAAGTTTGGACAGGATAATGACTTTATTTCCATCATATTAAGTAGACGGGAATATGCCGATTATGCAGGTACTACCGAGGAGCAGGTCATACGTGCTTTTTCCGCATTAAAAAAAGAAAATCTAATTGTAGCCCGTGGCAAGCGTATTGGTATAGTGCAATTAGAATCACTTCAAAAAGAAATTTCAGAACACAACTTTTATTTAGATAGCTAG
- the nirD gene encoding nitrite reductase small subunit NirD, protein MINIVSDKYKTVKPEDVKFWFKAASTNLFPKNGGACVKYKDLQIAVFNFERLNKWYACQNLSPEKQEMVLSRGMIGDHKGIPMVACPLHKKTFSLENGENLNGDLDAIATYPVKVEDGFVFLGFSE, encoded by the coding sequence ATGATAAATATAGTTTCCGATAAATATAAAACAGTAAAACCCGAAGATGTAAAATTCTGGTTTAAAGCCGCTAGCACAAATTTATTTCCTAAAAATGGTGGTGCATGTGTTAAGTATAAAGATTTACAAATTGCAGTATTTAATTTTGAAAGATTAAACAAATGGTATGCATGCCAAAACCTATCTCCTGAAAAGCAAGAGATGGTTCTAAGTAGAGGAATGATAGGTGACCATAAAGGAATTCCTATGGTTGCTTGCCCATTACATAAAAAAACTTTTTCATTAGAAAATGGAGAAAATTTAAACGGTGATTTAGATGCCATTGCCACATACCCAGTTAAAGTAGAAGACGGATTTGTATTTCTTGGATTTTCGGAATAG
- the cobA gene encoding uroporphyrinogen-III C-methyltransferase, producing MKSMKEPKVTLIGAGPGSSDLITIRGLKALKAADVVLYDALIDEDLLMQIDASIPKIYVGKRCGVHSFNQDDINMLIVEKAFEHGHVVRLKGGDPFVFGRAHEEIAYVESFGIPVTVVPGVSSAIAVPSSQGIPMTRRGVSSSFWVMTATKRDGSFSEDLKFASQSSATMVILMGVRKLSEISAEVSKYRGSLTPMAVIQNGTIQNESCVLSTLGGIKSGILDIDISKPGIIVIGDVVAEHPSFFEEEVQRVLHSSF from the coding sequence ATGAAATCAATGAAGGAGCCAAAGGTTACATTAATAGGAGCAGGTCCGGGAAGCTCAGACCTTATAACAATTAGGGGTTTAAAGGCTTTAAAGGCTGCAGATGTAGTGTTATATGATGCTTTGATAGACGAAGATTTATTAATGCAGATTGATGCAAGTATTCCAAAAATATACGTAGGAAAACGTTGTGGAGTGCATTCGTTTAATCAGGATGATATTAATATGTTGATAGTGGAAAAAGCATTTGAACATGGACATGTAGTTCGTTTAAAAGGAGGTGATCCTTTTGTTTTTGGTAGGGCTCATGAAGAAATAGCTTATGTAGAATCTTTTGGTATTCCTGTTACAGTAGTTCCTGGTGTTTCTAGTGCTATTGCCGTACCGTCTAGTCAAGGCATACCAATGACCCGTAGAGGAGTAAGTAGTAGTTTTTGGGTGATGACCGCTACGAAAAGAGATGGCTCATTTTCCGAAGATTTAAAATTCGCCTCACAATCTTCTGCCACGATGGTTATACTAATGGGAGTTAGAAAATTATCTGAAATATCTGCAGAAGTTAGCAAATATAGGGGTTCTTTAACACCAATGGCTGTAATTCAAAATGGCACAATTCAAAATGAATCATGTGTATTGAGTACTTTAGGAGGTATTAAATCTGGTATTTTAGATATAGATATTTCTAAACCTGGCATTATTGTAATAGGAGATGTGGTTGCTGAACACCCTTCCTTTTTTGAGGAAGAGGTGCAACGTGTACTACATTCTAGTTTCTAA
- a CDS encoding globin family protein yields MEQTTIDLVQESFEKVKPISNAAGKIFYDKLFDLDPSLRAIFPKGEEAIAAQGNKLMSMLSSAVAGLNNLEMLVPVLENLGKRHIEYKVEPSHYETVGTALLGTLEAGLGDDFTSEVKEAWASVYGTMSSVMINASY; encoded by the coding sequence ATGGAACAAACTACTATTGACCTCGTACAGGAATCTTTCGAAAAAGTAAAACCAATTTCTAATGCAGCCGGTAAAATATTTTATGATAAACTCTTTGATTTGGACCCTTCTTTAAGGGCAATATTCCCAAAGGGAGAGGAAGCGATTGCCGCTCAGGGAAACAAACTTATGAGCATGCTTTCTAGTGCAGTTGCCGGATTGAACAATTTAGAGATGTTGGTACCTGTTTTAGAAAATCTAGGAAAAAGACATATAGAATACAAAGTAGAACCTTCACATTACGAGACGGTGGGCACGGCATTATTGGGAACACTTGAAGCAGGTCTTGGCGATGATTTTACATCTGAAGTAAAAGAAGCATGGGCATCAGTATATGGTACTATGTCTTCGGTAATGATAAATGCGTCCTACTAA